In Aspergillus chevalieri M1 DNA, chromosome 7, nearly complete sequence, the sequence AGAGAAAATAACATACCCTCATAAAACTCGCCGAACTCCTCGAAAACACCCGATCCGTCTCGGTAACCTGCGCCTTCCGTCTTGCTCCACCCCCCGCAGCGCCCATCCCAGCACCAGACAGCCCGATACCACTTGTCAACGTCGACCCCGTAGAAGAACCCTTGATGTAGTTATCGAAGCCCTTGATTATGTTTCCGGCGGTTGTTTCTTCGAGGTAGGATTGTTCAAAGCGGTAGATTTGGTCTTCTAGTTGGGCCTAGCCCCGGGGTATTTGGGTTAGTCTTGCGCGTGGTTATGGTGGAATCAAGGGAGGGGTAAGTAAGAAGTACCATGCTTTTATCCATTAGGCGCTTCTTTTGGAGAGTATCGCGTAGGTCGCGTCGGAGTTTTTCGTAGTAGGGGAGGCCGCGGGATTggtctgttgttgttgtcgttgtgGCATTCTGGGAGGGTTGTGATTGTGGTTGTTGTCCTGGGTTTTGTGCCTGTATCTGTGGTTGTGATTGGGGTTGTTTGTCTGAGGAGTCTGGTTGTGCCGGtggtgctgttgctgttgcgcCGGCGTTGGCGTTGGATGGTGGTGCTGTTTGTGCAGGAGGGTTTGCTGTATCGGCCATCTTCACTTCTTGTATCGTGATGGTATCCTTGTTCCGGGAGGCGATTATTCGAGGTAGAATGTGCAAGTAGGTAAGACAAGTGCTGTCGCATTGAAAAGAGGAGCGCAGCGCAGTACGATCTTATCAGGTTGTTTGCAGTGTTTGCAGTGGTGATCGGGAATGCCAAGAGAGGATGAGGTGCTCCTTGCCTGTTTACTCCTCACTATCTATCCTCTCTACCATTCTTATCCTTTTTACTACTACACAAAAACAATAGTTTAGAGTACAACGAAATGGATCACGCTATGCACCACGAGATGGATATGGGCCATGGTGGCATGGACCATGGCGGACACAGCGGACACGGCGGTATGGACCACGGCGATATGGATATGGGTCACTGTAACATGAACGTGAGTATCCCATACCCCAGATACTTCGTTGATGATATAGTCTCTAATACTATAGTTATGGCTGTTAGATGCTCTTTACATGGTCGACTAAAAACCTCTGCATCGTCTTCCCGCAATGGCGAGTGACAGGCCCGTTCTCGCTATTCGTGTCGCTGGTCGTTATCGTGCTGTTGACAGCTGGTTATGAGGGCGTGAGACGGATTACAAGAAGGTACGAGGCAGGACATGTACAGCGGTTGAGCAGTGTTGGTGTTTCGACGAGTGAGTCTTTCTCTATTCTCTTATAACCCATGGTTCTATCATTGAATGGTTGGATGTATTGATGGTATGGCTATTCGCACCGGCTGATCATTAACGTCTCTTTCATCCTGAAAAGGCACTGAGATCGCCGACGAATGTGCCAGTACCACAGCCACGGCCGGGCTGGATGACCCGGACGAGAGCTCACCGCTGCTTGTAGGCAGGGATCCGAGACGGGTTGCGGAGAGGAgggggaagattgcgctggctgcGTTGTATGCCGTGCAGGTGTTTTATAGCTTTTTTATCATGTGAGTTTTCCGTGCCCTTAGTGTTTGGTAAAGGGTGTTTGTTGACGGTTGGTGGTAGGCTGCTGTTCATGACGTATAACGGGTTGGTTATGTTGGCGGTTGCGGTGGGTGCTTTTGTGGGGTATTTGGCGTTTGGGCAGGATTCGTCAGCTACTAAGTCGGTTGCCTGTCATTGATCTTTGTTGTGAGAAATGGCCGCTATATTCCGCTGAATATGTTGCCAAGATTCGGGTATCATTTGTTCTGTAGGAACATGCATGTGCGTAACGTTCAGCAATTAGTCATTCAGAAAATGCTCAAGGAACTTCCACATCGCTATCATCGCCGAATCCAAAGCTGAAGCCACCCCCTTCGGCCTCTTCAGGACCCTCCTCTTCCGTCTTGTTATGGACAATCTCGTCCCACTTGCGCTTCTTGCcttcatttttcttcttcagttCTTCCCATGCTTGTTCCAGCAGATCTGGGTATTTTTCTTGCATCCTCGCTACAAACCGCTCGTAGGGGTTCGTGACATCCTTCCGGAATCCGGAAACCTGGTCTGCTTTGTTATACAAGAAGTCGAGGGCCGCGCTCAAATGTCCACGGGGGATAAAGTTCTGCGTAATAGCAATAGCCGGCTCCAAATTCACAACGAGATGCCACCATCCCGATGGCACATGGAGGATCTCGCCTTCTCCGCATATTCCCTCAATGCAACCTGCTGTCCTCCGCGCCTCAGCGTGGAAAGTGAGAAGCCACTCCGCGATACTGAGAGGAGAGGTCACTTCGCTCTGGTCCTCAGAAACATAAACACCCGGAGGAGGGGGCAATTTCGACGACGACGGGAACATAATCCAGTACTTGGAGCCGCGGACAACAGCGTTCCAGGCGCTAGTGGCGTTGGGGTCTTTGTGGAAGCTGCTTCCAGAGCGTTCAGGGCCGATAATCAACCATTGTCTATCTGGGCGGTCGTTTTCGAGGACCGAAAAGAAGTCTTCTCCGAAACAGGGGGGCGTCCAGTATGTCGTCTCGGGTTCTTGATCGATGTGTCCAACCTTAAGCCCCATCTTGGATACGAACGCCCGGTCAAATAGATAAAGTGGTCTTTCGTCTGAATTGTTCTGCATGTAATCGACGTATGCCTTGAACGGCCAGTCGACAGCCTCCGCGCGGAATACCGTATCCCCATACTTGGCGAGTAACGAGTCCGTCGTCCATTGCTGATATGCCGGCCACTGCTTCACGGGTTCCGTCAGGATAAACGGTCTGTCTGTCCATTCCTTGTGGAATTCTTCAGGTGTGAGGTCTGGAAGGCGCGCGATTTGGTTTCTGGCAGGGATATTACGGACGAAGGGCTCTAACGAGATGTGCGCGCAGTAGAAGGGTCGATGGAGGGCGTCAGAGTATAAGTGGGAACAGTCTAGGCTGGGGACTTGGGAGGGTGGAAGGTTGAGGTATGTTGCGCGCCATGTTTTTCTCCATGTGAATGAAGCAGGAGGAGACCTGAACAGTTGAGTCTCTTAGTAAATGTGTTTTCAATTGCTATGTCTACCAACGATGCCAAAACCAAACCACAAGCACAAGTCTTACCAGGAAAAGAGACCCTTCCATAATTCCTCCGCTTGGGTGAACGCATAGAATGCCTTACATGTACGTCCGATGCGTAATAGACTGGGACCATCGAGGAATTCCAATAAGATCAAGATCAGCTCGTCTGGGAGGATGCTGAAGGTCCCGATGGCATCCCGGAGGTTCTCGGTGGCAAGCAAGGCGTTGCCACTTGGTTTGACTCCTAGAGGATGGCCTGGGATTGTATCACCGGTGTCTTCCTGGTCCTGTAGGTTAGGGTCAATGTTGACAGTCTCGCTGTCGAGAGATGTAATGTCTGGCATGGTGCATATGCTGTATGCTGTATGCCGTGCCCCGCGGGTGTCTTCTGGATTAACCTCGGTAGTCGAATCCAATCGATAGCATATCCAATTTGGCTATAACAAGTAGTTCACCACAATCAAAAAAAGATATCAGTCCAACGCTCGTCCTATTGTCTCGTCTCGATGAAATCGTAAGTGGATATGTTGTCATATACAGTAAGCGGTGACATCGGTTGGGCAGAAAATGAAAATTTGGATAAAAAAAAACCTTTTCGCCGCCCACAGAACAAGCGCCAGACCAACCAAACGTTGAAAACCATTTATTATCCCACTTTCATCCACCCGTCcacttttttcttccttttttttttccctcttttcttGTAAAAGAGTTTTTTTACAACTACTTTCAACCACTTTTTGTGCGTTTTTGCCCCTGCGACCTCCCCACATGGATCGTTTTCGCTAACAAGAACCCTCACCAGAAAAAACCCCACCGCGTCTTGTCCGGATCACAGCGCCTCGCCTGTGATCACTATACTACCAACAACTCGCAAATATGGCTGACAAGGGATTGGAAGATCTTCCTGAGGGTATGTTCAagtctctttttctttttcgccGGGTTTATTTCACCTTGTTGCTTTGTGGTGGCACTGAGAAAGAGGCGGGAGAAAAATTCTCACGGACGGTTTATACGTGCGACGCAGATGCTAACGAATCTTCCACCGTACAGGACAGATCGAATCTAACTACGATGAGATCACCGACTCGTTCGACGCCATGGAGCTGAAGCCCGAGCTCCTTCGTGGTATGTTATATTCCCTCCATCGACGTCTACAGGCGGGGTTCTGTGGACGGAAGGAAACGACGGGAGAAAAAAGTTTCTGACGGGGTTTCAGGTGTCTACGCCTATGGTTTCGAACGTCCCTCTGCTATCCAGCAGCGTGCCATCATGCCCATCATCAAGGGTAGGTCTCTTTGAATTGCTCTTGAATTCCAAATTTTTTGCTAACAATGACCAGGTAACGATGTCATTGCTCAGGCTCAGTCCGGTACTGGCAAGACTGCcaccttctccatctccgctCTCCAGAAGATCGACCCCAACCTGAAGGCTTGCCAGGCTCTGATCCTCGCTCCCACCCGTGAGCTTGCTCAGCAGATCCAGAAGGTCGTTGTCGCCATTGGTGACTTCATGAGCATCGAGTGCCACGCCTGTATCGGTGGTACCAACGTCCGTGAGGACATGCAGGCCCTTCGTGACGGTCCCCAGGTCGTTGTCGGTACCCCCGGCCGTGTTCACGATATGATTCAGCGCCGTGTCCTGAAAACGGACCAGATGAAGCTGTTCATCCTTGACGAGGCCGATGAGATGCTTTCTGTATGTTCCTCTGATCACCGTTTCTATAAATCGCAATACTGACTGGCAAATAGCGTGGTTTCACCGAGCAGATCTACGACGTCTTCCAGCTCCTCCCCCAGTCGACCCAGGTTACCCTGCTTTCGGCTACCATGCCCCAGGATGTCCTGGAGGTCACCACCAAGTTCATGCGCGACCCCATCCGTATCCTGGTCAAGAAGCAGGAACTTACCCTTGAGGGTATCAAGCAGTTCTACATTGCCGTCGAGAAGGAGGAGTGGAAGCTCGACACCCTCTCTGACCTCTACGAGACCGTCACCATCACCCAGGCTGTTATCTTCTGCAACACCCGCAGAAAGGTCGACTGGCTTACCGACAAGCTCACTGCTCGTGACTTCACCGTCTCCGCCATGCACGGTGACATGGAACAGGGCCAGCGTGATGTTATCATGAAGGAGTTCCGCTCTGGTTCTTCTCGTGTCCTCATCGCCACTGACCTTCTGGCCCGTGGTATCGATGTTCAGCAGGTCTCGCTGGTCATCAACTACGACTTGCCCGCCAACCGTGAGAACTACATTCACCGTATCGGTCGTGGTGGTCGTTTCGGTCGTAAGGGTGTTGCCATCAACTTCGTCACCGCTGACGATGTCCGTATGATGCGTGAGATCGAGCAGTTCTACAGCACCCAGATCGAAGAGATGCCCATGAACGTTGCTGGTATGTTTTCCTATCCTATATTGGTCGGTTATGATGCTAACGAATGTCAGACCTCATCTAAACACCTTAACCCGACCCCCCTTCCGTCCTCGATCACGGATTACGATCGCAGTATGCCATTCAACGGAGCCAAGGGTGAGCCGCGGTGGAAAAAAGGACGTCTTTGACCTCGTTGCTTGTCCGATggcaaaaaaagaaaggagatCGATCCTCTTCAAAAAAAGTGGCTTTCTGTGTCTCCAGCATGTACTCGCGCAGGTGTTAGTCATGAGTTCGTACTCGTCTAGCAGTTTTTTATGGTTTCCTTTGTTCTATTTACTGTGCTTATGGAGATGCGACGTGTTTATGCCTTC encodes:
- a CDS encoding chromatin modification-related protein EAF6/MEAF6 (BUSCO:EOG092658WS;~COG:K;~EggNog:ENOG410PT7H;~InterPro:IPR015418;~PFAM:PF09340;~go_component: GO:0000123 - histone acetyltransferase complex [Evidence IEA];~go_process: GO:0016573 - histone acetylation [Evidence IEA]), coding for MADTANPPAQTAPPSNANAGATATAPPAQPDSSDKQPQSQPQIQAQNPGQQPQSQPSQNATTTTTTDQSRGLPYYEKLRRDLRDTLQKKRLMDKSMAQLEDQIYRFEQSYLEETTAGNIIKGFDNYIKGSSTGSTLTSGIGLSGAGMGAAGGGARRKAQVTETDRVFSRSSASFMRESPTPSSAQTTPAPTPLSNGGDASTNGNSKAGSKNKKKSGNKNVDEDVEDSDKPPVKRLKISYGRD
- a CDS encoding low-affinity Cu transporter (COG:P;~EggNog:ENOG410PPMQ;~InterPro:IPR007274;~PFAM:PF04145;~TransMembrane:3 (o63-82i146-166o172-188i);~go_component: GO:0016021 - integral component of membrane [Evidence IEA];~go_function: GO:0005375 - copper ion transmembrane transporter activity [Evidence IEA];~go_process: GO:0035434 - copper ion transmembrane transport [Evidence IEA]), whose amino-acid sequence is MDHAMHHEMDMGHGGMDHGGHSGHGGMDHGDMDMGHCNMNMLFTWSTKNLCIVFPQWRVTGPFSLFVSLVVIVLLTAGYEGVRRITRRYEAGHVQRLSSVGVSTSTEIADECASTTATAGLDDPDESSPLLVGRDPRRVAERRGKIALAALYAVQVFYSFFIMLLFMTYNGLVMLAVAVGAFVGYLAFGQDSSATKSVACH
- a CDS encoding putative F-box and JmjC domain protein (COG:B,T;~EggNog:ENOG410PGKP;~InterPro:IPR001810,IPR041667,IPR036047,IPR003347;~PFAM:PF13621,PF00646,PF02373,PF12937;~go_function: GO:0005515 - protein binding [Evidence IEA]), which produces MPDITSLDSETVNIDPNLQDQEDTGDTIPGHPLGVKPSGNALLATENLRDAIGTFSILPDELILILLEFLDGPSLLRIGRTCKAFYAFTQAEELWKGLFSWSPPASFTWRKTWRATYLNLPPSQVPSLDCSHLYSDALHRPFYCAHISLEPFVRNIPARNQIARLPDLTPEEFHKEWTDRPFILTEPVKQWPAYQQWTTDSLLAKYGDTVFRAEAVDWPFKAYVDYMQNNSDERPLYLFDRAFVSKMGLKVGHIDQEPETTYWTPPCFGEDFFSVLENDRPDRQWLIIGPERSGSSFHKDPNATSAWNAVVRGSKYWIMFPSSSKLPPPPGVYVSEDQSEVTSPLSIAEWLLTFHAEARRTAGCIEGICGEGEILHVPSGWWHLVVNLEPAIAITQNFIPRGHLSAALDFLYNKADQVSGFRKDVTNPYERFVARMQEKYPDLLEQAWEELKKKNEGKKRKWDEIVHNKTEEEGPEEAEGGGFSFGFGDDSDVEVP
- the tif1 gene encoding putative eukaryotic translation initiation factor 4 (COG:J;~EggNog:ENOG410PFHJ;~InterPro:IPR027417,IPR001650,IPR014014,IPR014001, IPR011545,IPR000629;~PFAM:PF04851,PF00270,PF00271;~go_function: GO:0003676 - nucleic acid binding [Evidence IEA];~go_function: GO:0004386 - helicase activity [Evidence IEA];~go_function: GO:0005524 - ATP binding [Evidence IEA]) encodes the protein MADKGLEDLPEGQIESNYDEITDSFDAMELKPELLRGVYAYGFERPSAIQQRAIMPIIKGNDVIAQAQSGTGKTATFSISALQKIDPNLKACQALILAPTRELAQQIQKVVVAIGDFMSIECHACIGGTNVREDMQALRDGPQVVVGTPGRVHDMIQRRVLKTDQMKLFILDEADEMLSRGFTEQIYDVFQLLPQSTQVTLLSATMPQDVLEVTTKFMRDPIRILVKKQELTLEGIKQFYIAVEKEEWKLDTLSDLYETVTITQAVIFCNTRRKVDWLTDKLTARDFTVSAMHGDMEQGQRDVIMKEFRSGSSRVLIATDLLARGIDVQQVSLVINYDLPANRENYIHRIGRGGRFGRKGVAINFVTADDVRMMREIEQFYSTQIEEMPMNVADLI